The genomic segment TATCTTCTCCGGAACAAAGCATCTTATTGATTCAGGAACAATGCAGATATTTAGCTTAAAGCCTAACGATGCAAAAAGCATTTCTGATAGTGAATTTCTTTCTATTCCTACCAGTGATCCCCTTAGGGCAAGGGTGGTAAGAAATGAAAGCCTGGGAGACTTCCTTATCCTTGGCTTGGAAAGAAGGTTTATTCCAACCCTTGACACAACCAATTTCTACCTTAATCTTCTTGGTCAAAGAAGCGTAGAACAAATATCCACCGAAGAGCTACAAACCTATGTGCCAAAGGATGCCCTAGAAAAAATAGAGCCACCACCACCCCCTCCCCAGCCAAAGAAGAAGAAATGGTATCAGAAGGTCTGGTCAGCAGTAAGTGGGATTGTCTCAACCGTTGTCCGTGGTCTTCCTGGGATTGGCCAAATCTATACCTTTGCCACAGCAATTGCGGGCAGGGATTTTATAACAGGCCAGAAGCTATCTGGTGCAGACCGATGGCTTTCCCTGCTTGGTCCTTTAGCCAGGGGTGCCTCAATGTTTAGGCAAACCTGATAAGCCTTGAGCAAAGGCTTTTTATGAAGCTTTTTTCAAAAGATTTTCCTTGTTTTTTCTTTTTATAGAGATATAGAATATTAAGGTAAGAGATA from the bacterium genome contains:
- a CDS encoding pre-toxin TG domain-containing protein; this translates as MFKQTANLARTINRLRFFDIEAIPSITFSYEPYQENTEYRTENTEDTLSLEGNFIKFNDYVFYVMNGRKRLIPKDSLDAYLPKEKQAEIENVSSERLTKLPTGDVLPEIKYPDGTLIKYGGDYFLIFSGTKHLIDSGTMQIFSLKPNDAKSISDSEFLSIPTSDPLRARVVRNESLGDFLILGLERRFIPTLDTTNFYLNLLGQRSVEQISTEELQTYVPKDALEKIEPPPPPPQPKKKKWYQKVWSAVSGIVSTVVRGLPGIGQIYTFATAIAGRDFITGQKLSGADRWLSLLGPLARGASMFRQT